A single window of Candidatus Auribacterota bacterium DNA harbors:
- a CDS encoding site-2 protease family protein — MRGHGQRILESMIDFITGYLIFLFVVSVHEYFHAWTADRCGDPTARLLGRLTLDPRAHIDPIGTVFIPLSPLIFGLLGEGGMRFPGGLRFFGWAKPVPVNPLNVRRRRIDNMLVSIAGCASGFLIALVAALVLRGLKITLRDEIIAIRAVVDILWRMGSISIWLSLFNLIPIPPLDGFQFVSYCLRRDPLRSGAFLERSGPWLLLFLINTPLLYSILGPINSILFSGIFRSIAGV; from the coding sequence ATGCGCGGGCACGGTCAACGCATCCTCGAATCCATGATTGATTTTATCACGGGGTATCTTATCTTTCTTTTCGTCGTTTCGGTCCACGAATATTTTCATGCCTGGACGGCAGACCGATGCGGCGATCCCACCGCCCGCCTCCTGGGAAGATTGACGCTGGACCCGCGCGCGCACATTGACCCGATCGGCACAGTATTCATTCCTCTCTCGCCGCTTATATTTGGCCTTTTGGGAGAAGGCGGCATGCGGTTCCCCGGCGGCCTCAGATTTTTCGGATGGGCCAAACCGGTCCCCGTCAACCCGCTCAACGTGCGCCGCAGGCGCATTGACAACATGCTCGTCAGTATCGCGGGATGCGCGTCGGGATTCCTCATCGCCCTTGTGGCTGCCCTGGTCCTGCGGGGGTTGAAGATTACGCTTCGCGATGAGATTATTGCCATCAGGGCGGTGGTGGATATTCTCTGGCGGATGGGCTCGATTAGTATCTGGCTCAGCCTCTTTAACCTCATCCCGATCCCGCCGCTCGATGGATTCCAGTTTGTTTCCTATTGCCTTCGCCGTGATCCGCTCAGGAGCGGCGCATTCCTTGAGCGGTCCGGCCCATGGCTGCTGCTTTTTCTGATTAACACTCCGTTGCTCTATTCAATTCTCGGCCCGATCAATTCAATCCTCTTTTCCGGCATATTCCGATCCATCGCTGGCGTGTAA
- a CDS encoding IS256 family transposase, with protein MLRTRHSVLDFDPDAQDLDFMLHEAERDLWGFLREDQRAHGKMIVEYLLQEEQKEHLGLKRHERDKDGRDGYRAGFSRIRIKTSLGEIEIRRPRLRLQTYVSRILPLYTKSEKQLLDLIANLYLVGVSTRKMAKGLESLLGKAGISAGAVSIITNRVKEKIRTYHRRVLEDKYVFLYLDGITITVQGLDGKGRKYLLLVAYGVDYTGIKELIDFMPVRSESEDNWQGFLFQLYERGLKGKRLKLIIIDGCKGLANALDGIYPRVLRQRCWVHKLRNVATTLKKKDEEACLGGAKEIYKAKSLKQARKQFKRWKATWEKVYPKAVACIEADLDELLTFFLFDPRHWRRLRTTNPIERVFKEFRRRTGVMDNHLPNTDSCEKIFFVVIEFMNERWAGQGRLRFNNIKSIPENLPERSAA; from the coding sequence ATGCTACGAACGAGGCACAGTGTACTGGATTTTGATCCAGATGCGCAAGACCTGGATTTCATGCTGCATGAGGCAGAGCGGGACCTATGGGGATTCTTACGGGAGGATCAGAGGGCACACGGTAAGATGATCGTGGAGTATCTACTCCAGGAGGAGCAGAAGGAGCATCTGGGACTGAAGAGGCACGAGAGAGACAAGGATGGCAGGGATGGATACCGTGCAGGGTTTTCGAGGATAAGGATCAAGACGTCCCTGGGGGAGATCGAGATCAGGAGGCCGCGGTTACGGCTCCAGACGTATGTGAGCAGGATCCTGCCTCTTTATACGAAATCAGAGAAGCAGTTGCTTGATCTCATCGCCAATCTATATCTGGTGGGGGTATCAACACGGAAGATGGCAAAGGGGTTGGAGAGCCTCCTAGGGAAGGCAGGGATAAGCGCCGGTGCGGTGAGCATCATTACGAACCGGGTGAAGGAGAAGATCCGGACCTATCACCGGCGGGTACTGGAGGACAAGTACGTATTCCTTTATCTGGATGGGATAACGATTACCGTACAGGGCCTGGATGGGAAAGGGCGGAAATACCTGCTTCTGGTGGCCTACGGCGTGGATTATACGGGGATCAAGGAGCTCATAGACTTCATGCCGGTGAGGAGCGAATCGGAGGATAACTGGCAGGGTTTTCTGTTCCAGTTATACGAGCGAGGGTTAAAAGGGAAGAGGTTGAAGCTTATCATCATCGACGGATGCAAGGGGTTGGCAAATGCGCTGGACGGGATCTATCCCCGGGTGCTGAGGCAGCGGTGTTGGGTCCATAAGCTCAGGAACGTTGCCACCACCCTAAAAAAGAAAGACGAGGAGGCCTGTCTTGGTGGGGCGAAGGAGATTTATAAGGCAAAGAGTCTGAAGCAGGCGAGGAAGCAGTTTAAGCGGTGGAAAGCGACATGGGAGAAGGTCTATCCAAAAGCCGTCGCGTGCATCGAGGCTGATCTGGATGAGTTACTCACCTTCTTCCTTTTCGATCCACGGCACTGGAGGAGGCTCAGGACGACAAATCCGATCGAGAGGGTGTTCAAGGAGTTCCGGCGCAGAACAGGGGTCATGGACAATCATCTCCCAAACACGGACAGTTGCGAGAAGATCTTCTTTGTGGTGATAGAGTTCATGAATGAGCGATGGGCTGGTCAGGGCCGGCTTCGCTTTAATAATATCAAGAGCATACCGGAGAACCTGCCTGAGCGAAGTGCAGCATAA